A genomic stretch from Tenrec ecaudatus isolate mTenEca1 chromosome 17, mTenEca1.hap1, whole genome shotgun sequence includes:
- the EPCAM gene encoding epithelial cell adhesion molecule: protein MAPPRVLAFALLLATAAVATAQKECRCENYKLTTNCTTDSSGECRCTSLGTQNTVACSKLAAKCLVMKAEMTGSKSGRRVKPEGAIQNNDGIYDPDCDEKGLFKAKQCNGTATCWCVNTAGVRRTDKDTEITCSERVRTFWIIIELKHKSREKPYNVESLRMALEEAFTTRYQLNRKYITNILYENDIITIDLVQNSSQKTQNEVDIADVAYYFEKDVKGESLFHSPKMDLNVDGEQLDLDPGQTLIYYVDEKAPEFSMQGLRAGIIAIIVVVALAVIAGIVVLVVSRRKRMAKYEKAEIKEMGEMHRELNA, encoded by the exons ATGGCGCCTCCCCGGGTCCTCGCCTTCGCGCTCCTGCTCGCTACGGCGGCGGTGGCCACGGCTCAGAAAG aatgTCGCTGTGAAAACTACAAGCTGACCACCAACTGCACCACGGACAGCAGTGGTGAATGTCGCTGTACTTCTCTTGGGACacaaaataccgtggcttgctcTAAAT TGGCAGCTAAATGCTTGGTGATGAAGGCGGAGATGACAGGCTCAAAGTCCGGGAGAAGAGTGAAGCCTGAGGGGGCGATCCAGAACAACGATGGGATTTATGACCCTGACTGCGACGAGAAGGGCCTCTTCAAGGCCAAGCAGTGCAACGGCACCGCCACGTGCTGGTGCGTCAACACTGCTGGGGTCAGGAGGACCGACAAGGACACGGAGATAACATGCTCTGAACGCGTGAGGACTTT TTGGATCATCATCGAACTAAAACACAAATCAAGAGAAAAACCTTATAATGTTGAAAGTTTAAGGAT GGCCCTTGAAGAGGCATTCACAACTCGTTATCAGCTGAATCGAAAATACATCACGAACATTCTG TATGAAAATGATATCATCACTATTGATCTGGTACAAAATTCTTCTCAGAAAACTCAGAATGAGGTGGACATAGCGGATGTGGCttattattttgaaaaagat GTAAAAGGTGAATCTTTGTTTCATTCCCCCAAAATGGACCTGAATGTCGATGGAGAAcaactggatctggatcctggtcAAACTCTGATTTACTATGTTGATGAAAAAGCGCCTGAGTTTTCCATGCAGGGGCTGAGAGCTGGCATTATTGCTATCATTGTTGTCGTGGCCTTAGCGGTCATCGCCGGCATTGTCGTGCTG GTTGTTTCCAGAAGAAAGAGAATGGCCAAGTATGAGAAGGCTGAG ATAAAGGAGATGGGTGAGATGCATAGGGAACTGAATGCGTAA